In Geobacillus kaustophilus, a genomic segment contains:
- a CDS encoding enoyl-CoA hydratase/isomerase family protein, with translation MSEWNSIAVRQEGAVGVIELFRPNVLNALSRQMVAEIVAAAETFDRDEKVRVIVLTGRGRAFAAGADIQEMAEDDPIRLELLNQFADWDRLSIVKTPMIAAVNGLALGGGFELALSCDLIVASTAAEFGFPEVNLGVMPGAGGTQRLTKLIGPKRALEWLWTGARMSAKEAERLGIVNCVVSPELLMEETMRLARRLAEQPPLALRLIKEAVQKAVDYPLYEGMQFERKNFYLLFASEDQKEGMAAFLEKRKPRFQGK, from the coding sequence ATGAGTGAATGGAATTCCATTGCGGTGCGGCAAGAAGGAGCGGTGGGCGTCATTGAGCTCTTCCGTCCGAATGTATTGAATGCGTTGAGCCGGCAAATGGTGGCGGAAATCGTGGCGGCCGCAGAAACGTTTGACCGGGATGAAAAGGTGCGTGTCATTGTGCTCACTGGGCGTGGACGGGCGTTTGCGGCGGGGGCGGATATTCAAGAGATGGCGGAAGATGATCCTATTCGTCTTGAGCTATTGAACCAGTTTGCCGATTGGGATCGCCTATCCATTGTGAAGACGCCGATGATCGCCGCTGTAAACGGGTTGGCGCTAGGGGGAGGCTTTGAGTTGGCGCTTTCGTGCGACTTGATCGTCGCCTCGACGGCGGCCGAATTCGGTTTTCCAGAAGTCAACCTCGGCGTTATGCCAGGTGCGGGAGGAACGCAGCGGCTGACGAAGCTCATCGGCCCGAAGCGGGCGCTTGAATGGCTTTGGACCGGGGCGCGTATGTCGGCGAAAGAAGCGGAGCGGCTAGGGATTGTCAACTGCGTCGTCAGTCCGGAGCTTTTAATGGAAGAAACGATGCGGTTGGCGCGGCGCCTCGCTGAACAGCCGCCGCTCGCCCTTCGGCTGATCAAAGAGGCGGTGCAAAAAGCGGTCGACTATCCACTGTATGAAGGCATGCAATTTGAGCGGAAAAACTTTTACCTATTGTTCGCCTCGGAAGACCAAAAAGAAGGAATGGCGGCCTTCCTCGAAAAACGGAAGCCGCGCTTCCAAGGAAAATAA
- a CDS encoding enoyl-CoA hydratase-related protein, with product MYETIHYDVKGSVAWLTLNRPDQLNAFTEQMNAEVTKALKQAGADQNVRCVVITGAGRAFCAGEDLSGVTEEMDHGDVLRTRYAPMMKALHLLEKPVVAAVNGAAAGAGMSLALACDFRLLSEKASFAPAFIHVGLVPDAGHLYYLPRLVGRAKALELAVLGEKISAEQAASLGLATNVIPLSAWEEEVQRFAERLAAMPTKAIGLIKRLLRESEETTFDRYLEREAECQRIAGLTADHREGVKAFFEKRKPIFQGN from the coding sequence ATGTACGAAACGATCCATTATGACGTGAAAGGTTCGGTCGCCTGGCTGACGCTCAACCGTCCGGACCAGCTCAACGCGTTCACGGAGCAGATGAACGCGGAAGTGACCAAAGCGCTCAAACAAGCAGGGGCGGATCAAAACGTCCGCTGCGTGGTGATCACAGGCGCCGGCCGGGCGTTTTGCGCCGGGGAAGATTTGAGCGGCGTGACGGAAGAAATGGATCATGGCGACGTGTTGCGCACCCGATACGCGCCAATGATGAAAGCGCTTCATCTTCTTGAAAAACCCGTTGTCGCAGCGGTGAACGGGGCGGCGGCCGGCGCGGGCATGAGCTTGGCGCTGGCGTGCGATTTCCGGCTTCTCTCGGAAAAAGCGAGCTTTGCTCCCGCGTTTATTCATGTCGGCCTTGTGCCGGATGCGGGCCATCTCTATTATTTGCCGCGTCTTGTCGGTCGGGCGAAGGCGCTTGAACTTGCGGTGCTCGGGGAAAAAATATCAGCTGAACAGGCAGCTTCGCTCGGATTGGCGACAAACGTGATTCCTCTATCTGCCTGGGAAGAGGAAGTGCAGCGGTTTGCCGAGCGGTTGGCGGCCATGCCGACGAAAGCGATCGGACTGATCAAGCGGCTGCTTCGTGAAAGCGAAGAAACGACGTTTGACCGTTACCTCGAACGGGAGGCGGAATGCCAGCGCATTGCGGGATTGACGGCAGACCACCGTGAAGGCGTCAAGGCGTTCTTTGAAAAACGAAAACCAATATTTCAAGGAAACTAA
- the paaK gene encoding phenylacetate--CoA ligase PaaK → MILHEMETAARSELEALQLKRLRATAERVYKRVPFYRQRFDERGVKPDDIRTLEDVRKLPFTTKRDLRDHYPFGLLAVDLSQCVRVHASSGTSGKPTVVAYTKRDIDHWADIVARAIVIAGGKPGDVIHNAYGYGLFTGGLGLHYGGERLGAVTVPVSGGNTDRQVMIIEDFQPTVICATPSYALNIAERMKELGKDPRKTSLKYGIFGAEPWSEEMRRTLEETFDMKACDIYGLSEVIGPGVAMECHEAQNGLHIAEDHFLVEVIDPKTLEPVAEGEEGELVFTSLTKEAFPVIRYRTGDIASVTRERCACGRTTARMSRVKGRVDDMIVIRGVNVFPSEIEHHLLRVSELAPHYQLHRLRHGHLETLELHAEVTDRFYSEVGGDLQSEQAALLARRIQSLLKTHCLISIDVRLHSPKTLPRSEGKAVRIVDRRHVEAPQSI, encoded by the coding sequence ATGATTTTGCATGAAATGGAGACGGCCGCACGCAGCGAACTGGAGGCGCTCCAGCTCAAGCGGTTGCGGGCGACGGCGGAGCGTGTGTATAAGCGGGTGCCGTTTTACCGGCAGCGGTTTGATGAACGTGGAGTAAAGCCTGATGATATTCGCACGCTTGAGGATGTGCGCAAACTCCCGTTTACGACAAAACGCGATTTGCGGGACCATTATCCGTTTGGGTTGTTGGCGGTCGATCTTTCCCAATGCGTCCGAGTGCACGCGTCAAGCGGCACGAGCGGCAAGCCGACGGTCGTCGCTTACACGAAGCGGGACATTGACCATTGGGCCGACATTGTGGCGCGAGCGATCGTCATCGCCGGCGGAAAGCCGGGGGATGTGATTCACAACGCTTATGGATACGGGCTGTTTACCGGCGGACTTGGGCTGCATTACGGCGGCGAGCGGCTTGGAGCGGTGACGGTGCCGGTATCCGGGGGCAACACCGACCGGCAAGTGATGATCATTGAAGATTTTCAGCCGACTGTCATTTGCGCCACGCCGTCCTATGCATTGAACATTGCCGAACGGATGAAAGAGCTGGGAAAAGATCCGCGGAAAACCTCGCTCAAATACGGCATCTTCGGGGCGGAACCGTGGTCCGAGGAAATGAGGCGCACGCTTGAAGAGACGTTTGATATGAAGGCATGTGACATTTACGGACTAAGTGAAGTGATCGGCCCGGGGGTGGCGATGGAGTGCCATGAAGCGCAAAACGGCCTCCATATCGCCGAGGACCATTTCCTTGTTGAAGTGATCGACCCGAAAACGCTCGAGCCGGTGGCGGAAGGGGAGGAAGGAGAGCTTGTGTTTACGAGCTTGACGAAAGAAGCGTTCCCGGTCATCCGCTACCGGACAGGGGATATCGCTTCCGTGACGAGAGAGCGGTGTGCGTGCGGGCGGACGACGGCGCGCATGTCGCGGGTCAAGGGGCGGGTGGATGATATGATCGTCATCCGCGGCGTCAATGTGTTCCCGTCGGAAATTGAGCACCATCTGCTTCGCGTCTCAGAACTGGCTCCACACTATCAGCTGCACCGTCTCCGCCACGGACATTTGGAAACGCTTGAGCTGCATGCGGAAGTGACCGATCGTTTTTACAGCGAGGTCGGCGGAGATTTGCAAAGCGAGCAGGCCGCTCTGCTTGCCCGGCGCATTCAGTCATTGTTGAAAACGCACTGTCTCATTTCGATTGACGTCCGTCTCCATTCGCCGAAAACGCTCCCGCGCTCGGAAGGAAAAGCGGTGCGCATCGTCGATCGCCGCCATGTGGAAGCGCCCCAATCGATCTGA
- a CDS encoding glutamate-5-semialdehyde dehydrogenase, translated as MSELLEKAERLKTASQTLAMLSTEEKNAALEQIAHTLDRERAFILQENEKDMAQGREQGLSPALLDRLQLTNERLDQIIDGVRQVASLPDPVGEIVAEWTRPNGLRIQTVRVPLGVIGMVYEARPNVTVDAASLCLKTGNAVLLRGSTSALHSNKALVAVMKEALRTTAVPDTAIELLEDTSRETAQRMFRLNEYLDVLIPRGGAGLIRSVVENATVPVLETGVGNCHIFIDESAERQMAIDIVLNAKLQRPSVCNAVETVLIHERWPHADGLLEAMHARNVELRGDHRLASSYPFIKQATEDDWHTEYLAPILAVQLVADVDEAIAHIRRYGTKHSEAIITENEANVRRFFQAVDAAVLYHNASTRFTDGEQFGYGAEIGISTQKLHARGPMGLVAITTTKSLVYGTGQIRV; from the coding sequence ATGAGCGAACTGCTCGAAAAAGCCGAACGGTTGAAAACCGCCTCACAAACACTGGCCATGCTGTCAACAGAGGAAAAAAACGCGGCGTTGGAACAAATCGCCCACACTCTTGACCGTGAACGCGCCTTCATTTTACAAGAAAACGAGAAAGATATGGCCCAAGGCCGCGAACAAGGACTGTCCCCCGCTTTGCTTGACCGGCTCCAGCTCACGAATGAGCGGCTTGACCAAATCATCGACGGCGTCCGCCAAGTCGCCTCGCTGCCTGACCCGGTCGGAGAAATCGTCGCAGAGTGGACGCGGCCGAACGGACTTCGCATCCAAACGGTGCGCGTGCCGCTTGGCGTCATCGGCATGGTGTACGAAGCGCGGCCGAACGTCACGGTCGATGCGGCGAGCCTTTGTTTGAAAACCGGCAACGCGGTTTTGCTTCGGGGGAGCACATCGGCGCTTCATTCGAACAAAGCGCTTGTCGCCGTCATGAAAGAAGCACTTCGCACGACGGCCGTTCCCGATACGGCCATTGAGTTGCTTGAGGACACGAGCCGGGAAACGGCCCAGCGCATGTTTCGCCTAAACGAGTATCTTGACGTTCTTATCCCGCGCGGTGGCGCCGGGCTCATCCGTTCAGTCGTTGAAAACGCCACCGTGCCGGTGCTTGAGACCGGCGTCGGCAACTGCCATATTTTCATCGATGAATCAGCTGAGCGGCAAATGGCCATCGACATCGTCCTCAACGCCAAACTGCAGCGCCCGTCCGTCTGCAACGCGGTCGAAACGGTGCTCATCCACGAACGGTGGCCGCATGCTGACGGCTTGCTTGAGGCTATGCACGCCCGCAACGTCGAACTGCGCGGCGACCACCGTCTTGCCTCGTCGTACCCGTTCATCAAACAAGCGACGGAAGACGACTGGCATACGGAATATTTGGCTCCAATTTTGGCGGTCCAACTCGTCGCCGATGTCGATGAAGCAATTGCCCACATCCGCCGCTACGGGACGAAACATTCCGAAGCGATCATCACCGAAAACGAAGCGAACGTCCGCCGCTTTTTCCAAGCGGTCGATGCCGCTGTCTTGTACCATAACGCGTCCACCCGCTTCACCGACGGCGAACAGTTCGGCTACGGAGCGGAAATCGGCATCAGCACGCAAAAGCTGCACGCCCGCGGCCCGATGGGGCTTGTGGCCATCACGACAACGAAATCGCTCGTGTACGGGACAGGGCAAATTCGAGTATAG
- the paaB gene encoding 1,2-phenylacetyl-CoA epoxidase subunit PaaB has product MAGKEQGFYQVFEVFSRKAPDAPMQHQFSLLAPNEEIALVMAQENFMRREPVADLWVVKRDYIRRMSEEEKATLKRLDNKDYRLTRGYGDLKKRWRKYEQNVLDEKEILSWKGEIRR; this is encoded by the coding sequence ATGGCGGGGAAAGAACAAGGATTTTATCAAGTGTTTGAAGTGTTCAGCCGCAAAGCGCCGGATGCGCCGATGCAGCATCAATTCAGTCTGCTTGCCCCCAATGAGGAGATCGCGCTCGTGATGGCGCAGGAAAACTTTATGCGCCGCGAGCCGGTCGCGGACCTTTGGGTCGTGAAGCGGGACTATATCCGGCGAATGAGTGAGGAGGAAAAAGCAACGCTCAAGCGGCTTGACAACAAAGATTACCGGTTGACGCGAGGATATGGGGATTTAAAGAAACGATGGCGCAAATATGAGCAAAACGTGCTTGATGAGAAGGAAATTTTGTCATGGAAAGGCGAGATTCGGCGATGA
- the ilvD gene encoding dihydroxy-acid dehydratase, producing MKKRRSDMIKKGFDRAPHRSLLRAAGVKDEDFDKPFIAVVNSYIDIIPGHVHLQEFGRIVKEAIREAGGVPFEMNTIGVDDGIAMGHIGMRYSLPSREIIADSIETVISAHWFDGMVCIPNCDKITPGMMMAAMRLNIPTIFVSGGPMKAGVTKDGRKISLSSVFEGVGAYLGGTLDEKGLEELERYGCPTCGSCSGMFTANSMNCLAEALGLALPGNGTILAVDPARKELVRQSAKQLMYLIEHDIKPRDIVTEKAIDNAFALDMALGGSTNTVLHTLAIANEAGIDYSLERINEIASRVPHLAKLAPASDVHFIEDLHEAGGVSAVLNELSKKEGTLHLDTLTVTGKTLGENIAGCEVKNYDVIRPIDNPYSETGGLAILFGNLAPDGAVIKTGAVQGGITRHEGPAIVFDSQEEALEGIASGKIKPGHVVVIRYEGPKGGPGMPEMLAPTSQIVGMGLGAKVALVTDGRFSGASRGLSVGHVSPEAAEGGPIAFIQDGDIIEIDTVKRTINVKLSDEELERRKTNWKGFEPKVKTGYLARYSKHVTSASTGGIMKI from the coding sequence ATGAAAAAACGGCGCAGCGATATGATCAAAAAAGGATTTGACCGCGCCCCGCACCGGAGTTTGCTGCGGGCGGCCGGCGTGAAAGACGAGGATTTTGACAAACCGTTCATTGCGGTTGTCAATTCGTATATCGATATTATTCCGGGGCATGTCCATTTGCAAGAGTTTGGGAGAATCGTCAAAGAAGCGATTCGCGAGGCAGGCGGCGTGCCGTTTGAAATGAACACGATCGGCGTTGATGACGGCATCGCGATGGGCCATATTGGGATGCGCTATTCGCTTCCGAGCCGGGAAATCATCGCCGATTCGATCGAAACGGTCATTTCTGCGCACTGGTTTGACGGCATGGTGTGTATTCCAAACTGCGACAAAATTACGCCGGGGATGATGATGGCGGCGATGCGGCTCAACATCCCGACGATTTTCGTCAGCGGCGGCCCGATGAAAGCCGGGGTAACGAAAGACGGGCGGAAAATTTCGCTTTCGTCCGTATTTGAAGGGGTTGGGGCATATTTAGGCGGAACGCTCGATGAAAAAGGGCTGGAAGAACTCGAACGCTACGGCTGTCCGACGTGCGGATCGTGTTCGGGCATGTTTACCGCAAACTCCATGAACTGTCTGGCCGAAGCGCTCGGGCTGGCGCTGCCGGGCAACGGCACGATTTTGGCGGTCGACCCGGCGCGCAAAGAGCTTGTCCGCCAATCGGCGAAGCAGCTCATGTATTTGATCGAGCATGACATTAAACCGCGCGACATCGTCACGGAAAAAGCGATCGACAACGCGTTCGCACTCGATATGGCGCTCGGCGGCTCGACGAACACCGTGCTCCATACGCTCGCGATCGCCAACGAGGCCGGCATCGACTATTCGCTTGAGCGCATCAACGAAATCGCCTCGCGCGTGCCGCATTTGGCCAAGCTCGCGCCGGCGTCCGATGTGCATTTCATCGAAGACTTGCACGAAGCGGGCGGCGTTTCCGCGGTATTGAACGAGCTTTCGAAAAAAGAAGGCACTTTGCATCTTGACACGCTCACCGTCACCGGCAAAACGCTCGGCGAAAACATCGCCGGCTGTGAAGTGAAAAACTACGATGTCATCCGTCCGATCGACAACCCGTATTCGGAAACGGGGGGGCTCGCCATTTTGTTTGGCAACTTGGCGCCGGACGGCGCGGTCATCAAAACTGGGGCGGTGCAAGGCGGCATCACGCGCCACGAAGGGCCGGCGATCGTGTTCGATTCGCAGGAGGAGGCGCTTGAAGGCATCGCCAGCGGCAAAATCAAGCCGGGACACGTCGTCGTCATTCGCTACGAAGGGCCAAAAGGCGGCCCAGGCATGCCGGAAATGCTCGCGCCAACGTCGCAAATCGTCGGCATGGGGCTCGGCGCCAAAGTGGCGCTCGTCACTGACGGCCGCTTCTCCGGCGCCTCGCGCGGCTTGTCCGTCGGCCACGTTTCTCCAGAAGCGGCGGAAGGCGGACCGATCGCGTTCATCCAAGACGGCGACATCATCGAGATCGACACGGTGAAACGGACGATCAACGTCAAGCTGTCCGATGAGGAGCTCGAACGCCGGAAAACGAACTGGAAAGGCTTCGAGCCGAAAGTGAAAACCGGCTACCTCGCCCGCTACTCGAAGCACGTCACATCGGCGAGCACCGGGGGGATTATGAAAATTTAA
- the proB gene encoding glutamate 5-kinase, which produces MKRQRVVIKIGSSSLTDPKGGLCHDKLFDHVEAIAYLKQLGHDVILITSGAVAAGFGPLGYPARPTTIAGKQAAAAVGQSLLMQAYSSAFAQFGFTAAQLLLTRGDFYNRERFRNLFATITTLLENGAVPIINENDSVSIEELTFGDNDMLSALVAGFLHADALILLTDINGLYDANPKTDPQAKKYAFLPHITDEMIEAAGGSSSAVGTGGMRSKLSAARKALSFGVSVFIGTGRGKEKLADILAGKGDGTYIGAPFPKQMQMHKQWIAYHAPVAGTITVDSGAEEALLVRGKSLLPAGVTAVSGNFHAMDVVDVVNEKGMTIGRGQVYYAADDLEKVKGRPSEEARQYSYLHRPEVIHRDNWVTLRKESVSK; this is translated from the coding sequence ATGAAACGGCAGCGCGTGGTGATCAAGATCGGCAGCAGCTCGCTCACCGATCCGAAAGGCGGCCTTTGCCATGACAAACTGTTTGATCACGTCGAAGCCATTGCTTATCTCAAACAGCTCGGCCATGACGTCATTCTCATCACGTCCGGCGCTGTCGCCGCCGGGTTCGGACCGTTAGGCTACCCGGCGCGGCCGACGACGATCGCCGGCAAACAGGCGGCCGCCGCCGTCGGGCAAAGCTTGCTCATGCAGGCGTACAGCTCGGCGTTCGCCCAATTCGGCTTCACGGCCGCCCAGCTGTTGTTGACGCGCGGCGATTTTTACAACCGCGAACGGTTCCGCAACTTGTTCGCCACGATCACAACGCTGCTGGAGAACGGTGCCGTGCCGATCATTAACGAAAACGACTCCGTTTCCATTGAGGAATTGACATTCGGCGACAATGATATGCTTTCGGCGCTCGTGGCCGGTTTTTTACACGCCGATGCGCTTATTTTGCTCACTGACATTAACGGGCTGTATGACGCCAACCCGAAAACGGACCCGCAGGCGAAAAAATACGCCTTTTTGCCGCACATTACAGACGAGATGATTGAAGCGGCCGGCGGAAGCAGCTCGGCGGTCGGCACCGGCGGGATGCGGTCAAAGCTGTCAGCCGCCCGAAAAGCGCTCTCGTTTGGCGTCAGCGTGTTCATCGGCACGGGGAGGGGCAAAGAAAAACTGGCTGATATTTTAGCCGGAAAAGGCGACGGCACGTACATCGGCGCTCCGTTTCCGAAACAAATGCAAATGCACAAGCAATGGATCGCCTATCACGCTCCTGTCGCCGGCACGATTACGGTCGACAGCGGCGCCGAAGAAGCGTTGCTTGTGCGCGGGAAAAGCCTGCTTCCCGCTGGGGTCACGGCTGTTTCCGGCAATTTTCACGCCATGGACGTTGTTGACGTCGTCAATGAAAAAGGGATGACGATCGGCCGCGGCCAAGTATATTACGCCGCTGACGATTTAGAGAAAGTGAAAGGCCGGCCGAGCGAAGAAGCCCGGCAATATTCGTACCTGCATCGCCCGGAAGTCATTCACCGCGACAATTGGGTCACGTTGCGAAAGGAGAGTGTATCGAAATGA
- the paaA gene encoding 1,2-phenylacetyl-CoA epoxidase subunit PaaA, producing the protein MAAMMTFTRLSDEEKYERFMRRIEAGEKIEADDWMPDEYRMTLIKLIAMHAVSEIMGALPEKEWVPKAPSLRRKLGIMAKVQDEMGHGQLLLRVAEDLMAPLGKTREEIIEDLLNERLKFHNVFHMPAPTWADAGLIGWLVDGAAIMTQTNMLDASYGPYARALKRICAEEVFHAQHGESIILALAEGTKEQKEMLQEALNRWWEALLMFFGPPTADTTGTSKQDITIKYRIRTKTNEQLRQDFFTKYVPRIWALGLKIPDETMHFDKEKGRWIYRQPDWERFKEIIRNKGPKSQERLELRRTAYKQNAWVREALSAVRTAG; encoded by the coding sequence ATGGCGGCTATGATGACGTTCACCCGCCTGTCGGATGAGGAGAAGTACGAACGGTTTATGCGACGCATCGAGGCGGGGGAAAAGATCGAAGCCGATGACTGGATGCCGGATGAGTATCGGATGACGCTCATCAAGCTCATTGCGATGCATGCGGTGAGTGAAATTATGGGAGCGCTTCCGGAAAAAGAATGGGTGCCGAAAGCGCCGTCGCTGCGCCGCAAACTCGGCATCATGGCGAAGGTGCAGGATGAGATGGGGCACGGCCAGCTGCTGCTTCGGGTGGCGGAAGACTTGATGGCTCCGCTTGGCAAAACGCGGGAAGAGATTATCGAAGATTTGTTGAACGAACGATTGAAGTTTCATAACGTGTTTCATATGCCAGCGCCGACATGGGCGGATGCGGGGTTGATCGGCTGGCTTGTCGACGGGGCGGCGATTATGACGCAGACAAACATGCTTGATGCCTCGTACGGACCGTACGCGCGGGCGTTGAAACGCATTTGCGCCGAGGAAGTGTTTCACGCCCAGCACGGTGAGTCGATCATTTTGGCGCTCGCCGAGGGTACGAAGGAGCAAAAAGAGATGCTGCAAGAGGCGCTCAACCGTTGGTGGGAGGCGCTCCTCATGTTTTTCGGCCCGCCGACGGCCGACACGACGGGAACGTCAAAGCAAGACATCACCATCAAATACCGCATCCGCACGAAAACGAATGAACAGCTGCGCCAAGACTTCTTTACGAAATATGTGCCGCGCATTTGGGCGCTTGGGCTGAAGATTCCTGATGAGACAATGCATTTTGACAAAGAGAAGGGCCGATGGATTTACCGGCAGCCGGATTGGGAGCGGTTTAAAGAGATCATCCGCAACAAAGGGCCGAAGTCGCAAGAGCGGCTTGAGCTTCGGCGGACGGCGTATAAGCAGAACGCGTGGGTGCGGGAGGCGCTCAGCGCCGTACGGACGGCCGGATGA
- a CDS encoding GtrA family protein has protein sequence MNGSLHTFRKEKQTVWRFAIVGASNTAVDFAVFFLLAAAGVPAAAAQVVSYGAGMANSYIWNRRWTFEVKRKANIGEFLRFLAVNGLSLGASLVVLLAAERLAPLWLGKGAATIAGMAVNFVGSRCWVFVESTEKG, from the coding sequence ATGAACGGGAGCCTTCATACATTCCGTAAAGAAAAACAAACCGTATGGCGGTTTGCCATTGTTGGGGCAAGCAATACGGCGGTCGACTTTGCTGTCTTTTTCCTGCTCGCGGCCGCGGGCGTTCCGGCGGCCGCCGCCCAAGTGGTTTCCTACGGTGCTGGGATGGCGAACAGCTACATCTGGAACCGGCGCTGGACGTTTGAAGTGAAACGAAAAGCGAACATTGGGGAATTTTTGCGCTTTCTTGCTGTCAACGGGTTGTCGCTTGGCGCGTCGCTCGTTGTCCTGCTTGCGGCAGAACGGTTGGCGCCGCTCTGGCTGGGGAAAGGCGCGGCAACTATCGCCGGCATGGCGGTGAATTTTGTCGGCAGCCGTTGTTGGGTGTTTGTAGAAAGCACCGAAAAAGGATAA
- the paaD gene encoding 1,2-phenylacetyl-CoA epoxidase subunit PaaD has product MTNEDVWKALETVKDPEIHSISIVDLGMVEQVDVRDDAVSVRLLPTFLGCPALDIIRARVEEAVKQAGASAVAIEFLRHPPWTSDRISEAGRERLKQFGIAPPPRQMPSGAWQVECPYCGAERTVMENLFGPTACRSIFYCKQCKNPFEAMKPVLTSG; this is encoded by the coding sequence ATGACAAACGAAGACGTTTGGAAAGCGTTAGAAACGGTGAAAGACCCGGAAATCCATTCGATTAGCATTGTCGATCTTGGAATGGTGGAGCAGGTGGACGTTCGGGACGACGCGGTCTCGGTCCGACTGCTGCCGACATTTCTCGGCTGCCCGGCGCTTGATATCATCCGCGCCCGAGTGGAGGAAGCGGTGAAGCAAGCAGGGGCCTCGGCGGTGGCGATTGAGTTTCTTCGCCATCCGCCGTGGACGTCCGATCGGATCAGCGAAGCCGGGCGGGAGCGGCTGAAGCAGTTTGGCATCGCTCCGCCGCCGCGGCAAATGCCGTCAGGGGCATGGCAAGTGGAATGCCCCTATTGCGGGGCGGAGCGGACCGTCATGGAAAACTTGTTTGGGCCGACTGCCTGCCGCAGCATTTTCTACTGCAAACAATGCAAAAATCCGTTTGAGGCGATGAAGCCCGTATTGACTTCGGGATAA
- the paaC gene encoding 1,2-phenylacetyl-CoA epoxidase subunit PaaC, translating into MERRDSAMSEKPIHFHPDGQEALVELLFQLADDDFLLAYRGSEWLGLAPHIEEDIAFSSISQDTMGHAAMYYQLLEDLGCGSADELAHARPAPARRNAVLLERVNGPGHYLREPRYDWAFTVVRHYFYTQAKRVRLESLTKSSYAPLAEAAAKIQVELHYHLLHWHTWFVQLTNAPGEARTRMTKAIQDVAADFAGVLTLGAKGADMVRHGLIDDEKVLTEKTIAALAPAFAEVGLEWPMPFDMKHGNGRNGEHTPDLDEALATLSEVYRVVPHAVW; encoded by the coding sequence ATGGAAAGGCGAGATTCGGCGATGAGCGAAAAACCGATTCACTTCCATCCAGACGGTCAAGAGGCGCTTGTCGAGCTATTGTTTCAGCTCGCGGATGATGATTTTTTGCTTGCCTACCGCGGCTCGGAATGGCTTGGGTTGGCGCCGCATATCGAGGAGGATATTGCGTTTTCTTCCATCAGCCAAGATACGATGGGGCATGCGGCCATGTATTATCAGCTGCTTGAAGATCTTGGCTGTGGATCAGCCGACGAATTAGCGCACGCCCGCCCGGCTCCGGCGCGGCGCAATGCGGTGTTGCTCGAACGCGTGAACGGCCCGGGCCATTATTTGCGCGAGCCCCGATATGATTGGGCGTTTACTGTTGTTCGCCACTATTTTTATACGCAGGCGAAACGCGTCCGCCTCGAGTCGCTGACCAAAAGCAGCTATGCCCCGCTTGCCGAAGCGGCGGCGAAAATTCAAGTGGAGCTGCATTACCACCTGCTTCATTGGCATACGTGGTTCGTCCAGCTGACGAACGCCCCTGGGGAAGCGCGGACGCGAATGACAAAAGCCATTCAGGACGTGGCTGCTGATTTTGCCGGCGTGTTGACGCTCGGGGCGAAAGGGGCGGACATGGTGCGGCATGGGCTGATTGATGACGAAAAGGTGCTGACGGAAAAAACGATCGCCGCGCTGGCGCCGGCGTTTGCCGAAGTGGGGCTTGAGTGGCCGATGCCGTTTGACATGAAGCATGGAAACGGCCGCAACGGCGAACATACGCCCGATTTGGATGAGGCGCTCGCGACGTTGTCAGAAGTATACCGCGTCGTCCCGCATGCGGTATGGTAA
- a CDS encoding EthD family reductase, which yields MFKMIALYKQPKDKEQFDAHYYGTHVPLTEKIPGLRKIKVTKITGTPMGTESEYYLLCEMYYDSQEAFQEAMKTKEAKASAKDVMSFAGDLVTFMVGEEVEHE from the coding sequence ATGTTTAAAATGATCGCCTTGTACAAACAGCCGAAAGACAAGGAGCAGTTTGACGCCCATTACTACGGAACGCATGTGCCGCTGACAGAAAAAATCCCCGGCCTTCGAAAAATCAAGGTGACGAAAATTACGGGGACGCCGATGGGGACGGAAAGCGAGTATTATTTGTTGTGTGAAATGTATTACGACAGCCAAGAGGCGTTTCAAGAGGCGATGAAAACGAAAGAAGCGAAGGCATCGGCAAAAGATGTCATGTCATTTGCCGGCGATCTCGTCACCTTTATGGTCGGTGAGGAAGTGGAACATGAGTGA